One genomic segment of Helianthus annuus cultivar XRQ/B chromosome 14, HanXRQr2.0-SUNRISE, whole genome shotgun sequence includes these proteins:
- the LOC110908158 gene encoding probable alkaline/neutral invertase D, which produces MATSKVDGTSNGSVKSKDEEGTTPSIFEIDDSDLTRLLEKPRPLNTERKRSFDERSFSEMSITMSPRNNFYRTSEHSSRAFDNLDGVYSPGRWTGTPRSACFEPHPIVGEAWEALRRSIVNFRGQPVGTIAALDNSSEELNYDQVFVRDFVPSALAFLMNGEPEIVKNFLLKTVFLQSREKKVDNFKLGEGVMPASFKVLHNPVRNTETILADYGESAIGRVAPVDSGFWWIILLRAYTKSTGDTSLAERPEMQRGIRLIMTLCLSEGFDTFPTLLCADGCCMIDRRMGVYGYPIEIQALFFMALRCALSLLKRDSEGNDCIDRIVKRLHALSFHMRSYFWLDIKQLNDIYRYKTEEYSHTAVNKFNVIPDSLPDWVFDFMPTRGGYFIGNVSPAKMDFRWFCLGNCVAILSSLATPEQSSAIMDLIESRWQELVGEMPLKICYPAMESHEWRIVTGCDPKNTSWSYHNGGSWPVLLWLLTAACIKAGRPQIAKRATELAESRLLMDGWPEYYDGKMGRYIGKQARKNQTWSIAGYLVAKMMLEDPSHLGMIALEEDKQMKPQMKRSASC; this is translated from the exons ATGGCTACATCAAAGGTAGACGGGACTTCAAACGGTTCGGTAAAGTCAAAAGACGAAGAAGGAACCACACCTTCAATATTCGAGATTGACGATTCGGATCTTACAAGATTACTAGAAAAGCCGAGGCCACTTAACACAGAGCGAAAAAGGTCATTTGACGAAAGATCATTTAGTGAAATGTCGATCACCATGTCCCCACGCAATAACTTTTATAGAACGAGTGAACATTCATCGCGTGCTTTTGATAATCTTGATGGTGTTTATTCTCCGGGAAGATGGACGGGAACACCGAGAAGCGCTTGTTTTGAGCCTCATCCAATTGTCGGAGAAGCTTGGGAGGCATTGAGACGGTCTATAGTCAACTTTCGTGGGCAACCCGTTGGGACTATTGCCGCACTTGATAATTCTTCAGAGGAACTTAACTATGATCAG GTATTCGTAAGAGACTTTGTGCCTAGTGCACTGGCCTTTTTGATGAACGGGGAGCCCGAAATCGTAAAgaattttcttttgaaaaccgtTTTCCTTCAATCCCGCGAAAAAAAGGTGGACAATTTCAAATTAGGAGAAGGGGTCATGCCTGCGAGTTTTAAAGTGCTTCACAATCCGGTTAGGAACACGGAGACCATATTGGCCGATTACGGTGAAAGTGCAATCGGTCGAGTGGCTCCTGTTGATTCGGGCTTTTGGTGGATTATTTTGCTTCGGGCCTATACAAAGTCGACCGGTGACACTTCTTTGGCTGAACGGCCCGAAATGCAACGCGGTATTCGTCTTATTATGACTCTCTGTCTTTCGGAAGGGTTTGATACGTTTCCTACGTTGCTTTGTGCTGACGGGTGTTGTATGATTGATCGTAGAATG GGCGTTTACGGGTACCCAATCGAGATACAAGCATTATTTTTCATGGCTCTAAGATGTGCATTGTCTCTTCTAAAACGTGATTCCGAGGGTAACGATTGCATTGACCGAATAGTCAAGCGTCTTCACGCTCTAAGCTTTCACATGAGAAGTTACTTTTGGCTCGACATTAAACAACTAAACGACATATACCGTTACAAAACCGAAGAATACTCGCATACAGCCGTCAACAAGTTCAACGTCATTCCCGATTCACTTCCCGATTGGGTTTTCGATTTCATGCCGACACGTGGCGGGTACTTTATCGGGAACGTGAGTCCTGCTAAAATGGATTTCAGGTGGTTTTGTTTGGGGAATTGTGTCGCTATATTGTCGTCTTTAGCGACACCCGAACAAAGTTCTGCGATTATGGATCTTATTGAATCGCGTTGGCAAGAACTTGTTGGTGAAATGCCGTTGAAGATATGTTATCCGGCTATGGAAAGTCATGAATGGAGAATTGTGACGGGTTGTGACCCGAAAAACACGAGCTGGAGTTATCATAATGGTGGATCTTGGCCAG TTCTCTTATGGCTCCTGACGGCCGCCTGCATCAAGGCCGGAAGACCCCAGATCGCAAAACGAGCGACAGAGTTAGCGGAAAGCCGATTATTGATGGACGGGTGGCCTGAATATTATGATGGAAAGATGGGGCGGTACATAGGAAAACAAGCGCGCAAGAACCAAACATGGTCCATAGCGGGTTACTTGGTGGCTAAAATGATGCTTGAAGATCCATCTCATTTGGGAATGATAGCACTTGAGGAAGACAAACAGATGAAGCCTCAGATGAAAAGATCTGCTTCATGTtga